Proteins co-encoded in one Arachis stenosperma cultivar V10309 chromosome 7, arast.V10309.gnm1.PFL2, whole genome shotgun sequence genomic window:
- the LOC130940840 gene encoding cysteine proteinase inhibitor-like, with protein sequence MATLGGNRVVEGSQNSIEIQNLARFALQEHNKKSNSSLELVRVISAKEQVVAGSIYEITMVAKDGDEKKQVYEAKVLVKPWLNFKELQEFKLITDDDNENDNAASVSRALI encoded by the exons ATGGCTACACTAGGTGGCAATCGTGTGGTTGAAGGAAGCCAGAACAGCATTGAGATCCAGAACCTTGCTCGCTTTGCTCTTCAAGAACATAATAAAAAAtcg AATTCAAGCTTGGAGCTTGTGAGGGTGATAAGTGCAAAGGAGCAAGTAGTTGCTGGAAGCATATATGAAATAACTATGGTGGCAAAAGATGGTGATGAGAAGAAACAAGTTTATGAAGCCAAAGTGTTGGTGAAGCCATGGTTGAACTTCAAGGAGCTGCAAGAGTTCAAGCTTATTactgatgatgataatgaaaatGATAATGCTGCTTCAGTGTCTAGAGCACTTATCTAG
- the LOC130940743 gene encoding inositol transporter 1-like yields MITAGQFLFSLVNLAFTEVPGTWRWMFGVSGVPTVVQFVCMLFLPESPRWLFIKNRKMKQLMCFLRSIYDLARLEDEVDFLTAQSEQDRQKRNNVKFWHVFQSKEIRLAFLVGGGLLVKKFTNVPETIMYDLREGSLRELEEGGTAKDLSCIVSVFFFSF; encoded by the exons ATGATCACTGCTGGACAGTTTCTTTTCTCCCTTGTCAACCTTGCTTTTACAGAG GTTCCAGGAACATGGCGATGGATGTTCGGAGTATCAGGTGTGCCAACAGTTGTTCAGTTTGTTTGCATGCTCTTTCTTCCCGAATCCCCAAGATGGCTATTTATAAAG AATAGGAAAATGAAGCAGTTGATGTGCTTTCTAAGATCTATATATGATCTTGCTCGCTTAGAGGATGAAGTTGATTTCCTCACCGCTCAATCGGAGCAAGACCGCCAGAAAAGGAATAATGTCAAATTCTGGCATGTTTTTCAATCAAAGGAAATCAGATTGGCTTTCCTTGTTGGAGGAGGACTTCTGGTAA AAAAGTTCACAAATGTTCCGGAAACAATTATGTATGATCTAAGGGAAGGAAGTTTAAGAGAGCTAGAGGAAGGAGGAACAGCAAAGGATTTGAGTTGTATTGTTTCTGTATTTTTCTTCAGTTTTTAG